The following proteins are encoded in a genomic region of Candidatus Terasakiella magnetica:
- a CDS encoding Crp/Fnr family transcriptional regulator has protein sequence MSKVAFERAFEELNEIEINALRERSHHLIFQKDTVIMREGEDPNQIMVILEGEIRVIRFTRDGKETELSTPLGPGDTIGEMSFIDHMGASATLIAQTDVTVKSIDHTIVEELAKTQDTFLERFYHSLLYTVIRRLRLLDYKMTFGG, from the coding sequence ATGTCCAAAGTTGCTTTTGAACGCGCCTTTGAAGAATTAAACGAGATTGAAATCAACGCATTGCGTGAAAGATCACACCATCTGATTTTTCAAAAAGATACGGTGATTATGCGCGAAGGTGAAGATCCAAACCAGATCATGGTGATTTTGGAAGGTGAAATTCGCGTCATTCGTTTTACGCGCGATGGCAAAGAAACCGAACTTTCCACACCATTGGGGCCGGGTGATACCATTGGGGAAATGTCTTTTATTGACCATATGGGGGCAAGTGCCACCCTTATTGCCCAAACAGATGTCACCGTAAAATCAATTGATCATACAATCGTAGAAGAGCTCGCTAAAACACAAGATACTTTTTTAGAGCGATTTTACCATTCACTGCTTTATACCGTGATCAGACGCTTGCGCCTGCTTGACTATAAAATGACCTTTGGGGGTTAA
- a CDS encoding sensor domain-containing phosphodiesterase, which produces MADIDALKLDKNRFVKLAFCRADLLFEVDSTNTITFVAGATEAIFGKSAEQLAGSPFLELIIDKQRTLTQGMLDGTSEDQRIEDAAITLVGQKNIQLPCVMAGYRTPEFDNNAFLALKIVASPKTDISAVSQEPEILNQEDFSQAAANHLQDHQQKGGQGQVTLVKVKRIKDLFKLIGASDRQSLSSAITDVLKNYSLGKNTAGQISEDSFGYAHTTDVDTDKVNMEIEEAAQKFLPEGEEMETSSLTVDADGAAMSEDQVAKALVHTMQQFCSQDKKVTATRLSDSLDEMMNGTVETVKFIKQTTRDKDFDLVYMPICDMRLGKVHHFEVLSRFKQDDKTPPTFQIITLAENLELIVDLDFAIFEKTIAQMHSILSQGSMLPSVAINVSSISLRNPRFIQEVHNRLEAYPGLTQRLMFELTESAEVHDLEQTNAIIQDFREKGFKFCLDDFGAGAASFDYLNALEVDIVKFDGPVVRRACASKRGHDLLSTMAKMCTTTGIETVAEMVEDKKIANQVYYCGIDYGQGWYFGKPHPDPLSFQELFAGKD; this is translated from the coding sequence ATGGCTGATATTGATGCCTTAAAGCTGGATAAAAATCGGTTTGTGAAGCTGGCTTTTTGCCGCGCAGATTTGCTTTTTGAAGTTGATAGCACAAATACGATCACCTTTGTCGCAGGCGCGACTGAAGCGATTTTTGGCAAAAGTGCCGAACAACTTGCAGGCAGCCCTTTTCTAGAACTCATCATCGATAAGCAGCGCACCCTCACCCAAGGTATGCTTGATGGCACCTCTGAAGATCAACGTATTGAAGATGCAGCCATCACCCTTGTGGGTCAAAAAAACATTCAGCTCCCGTGCGTCATGGCAGGCTATCGCACGCCGGAATTTGATAATAACGCCTTTTTGGCCTTAAAGATTGTTGCCTCGCCTAAAACAGATATAAGCGCCGTCAGTCAAGAACCTGAAATCCTCAATCAGGAAGATTTTTCTCAAGCTGCCGCCAATCACTTGCAAGACCATCAACAAAAAGGCGGGCAAGGCCAAGTCACACTGGTGAAGGTTAAAAGGATCAAAGACCTTTTCAAACTGATCGGGGCAAGTGATCGCCAGTCTTTAAGCTCCGCCATTACAGATGTTCTGAAAAACTACTCCCTTGGTAAAAATACCGCCGGACAAATCAGTGAAGACAGCTTTGGCTATGCCCATACCACTGATGTAGATACCGACAAGGTCAATATGGAGATTGAGGAAGCCGCACAAAAATTCCTGCCTGAAGGCGAGGAGATGGAAACAAGCTCTCTCACCGTTGATGCTGATGGCGCTGCCATGAGTGAGGACCAAGTTGCCAAAGCTCTTGTCCACACCATGCAGCAGTTCTGCTCCCAAGATAAAAAAGTCACCGCCACACGCCTGTCAGACTCCCTTGATGAAATGATGAACGGCACCGTTGAGACGGTAAAATTCATCAAACAGACGACGCGGGATAAAGATTTTGATCTGGTCTATATGCCCATTTGTGACATGCGTTTGGGTAAGGTGCATCATTTTGAAGTGCTTTCACGCTTCAAACAGGATGATAAAACACCACCGACATTCCAGATCATCACCTTGGCTGAAAACCTTGAGCTCATCGTTGATCTGGATTTTGCTATTTTTGAGAAAACCATCGCCCAGATGCACAGCATCCTGTCTCAAGGCTCCATGCTGCCCAGTGTGGCAATTAATGTCTCTAGTATTTCGCTGCGCAACCCACGTTTTATTCAGGAAGTTCATAACCGCTTGGAAGCTTATCCCGGCCTGACCCAGCGCTTGATGTTTGAGCTAACAGAATCGGCTGAGGTTCATGATCTGGAACAGACCAACGCCATCATTCAGGATTTCCGTGAAAAAGGATTTAAATTCTGCCTGGATGATTTTGGTGCAGGGGCTGCCAGCTTTGATTATCTCAATGCCTTGGAAGTGGATATCGTGAAGTTTGATGGCCCGGTTGTACGGCGTGCTTGTGCCAGTAAACGCGGGCATGACCTGTTAAGCACCATGGCGAAAATGTGCACCACAACAGGCATTGAAACAGTGGCAGAGATGGTCGAAGATAAGAAAATTGCCAATCAGGTTTATTATTGCGGTATTGATTATGGGCAAGGGTGGTATTTTGGCAAACCTCACCCTGACCCGTTATCGTTCCAAGAATTATTTGCTGGTAAAGACTAA
- a CDS encoding response regulator: MSSLSVLVVDDSLITRKKVSTVLERLGHNVVRTASTGAEAISSYRDYVPDLVTMDITMPDMDGIEATRLIRAEFPSAVIIMVTSHGQEQMVMNALKNGAKGYVLKPIKQDKFEQVLTQVIERYM, translated from the coding sequence ATGTCTTCATTATCCGTTCTTGTTGTGGATGATTCACTCATTACCCGCAAAAAAGTTTCGACTGTCCTTGAAAGATTAGGCCATAATGTTGTGCGCACCGCCTCAACAGGTGCGGAAGCCATTTCATCGTATCGTGACTATGTGCCAGACCTTGTCACCATGGATATCACCATGCCCGATATGGACGGGATTGAAGCAACACGCCTTATTCGTGCAGAGTTTCCAAGTGCTGTCATCATTATGGTGACCTCTCATGGTCAGGAACAAATGGTCATGAATGCCCTTAAGAATGGGGCTAAAGGCTATGTTCTTAAACCGATTAAACAAGACAAATTCGAACAAGTGCTCACTCAGGTTATCGAGCGTTACATGTAA
- a CDS encoding chemotaxis protein CheX encodes MNMTQLDTQESKAQIERMMYVITQHAEDFLSSQTETVVKKCDYCLENKEFINLKPLTSFVSLGGNIESIIAFSFDENLIAHLTKMFTADIDIEDEEFELYIRETAGEAVNTIVGHSTAELAPPRHVISLTPPETIYGKKKVLGGEFSKFFSVTLTTEFGIMDIDFILPKESFDNKLNFIGQGGTS; translated from the coding sequence ATGAATATGACACAGCTGGATACGCAAGAATCAAAAGCACAGATTGAGAGAATGATGTATGTCATTACTCAACATGCTGAAGATTTTCTTTCGTCTCAAACCGAAACAGTTGTAAAAAAATGCGACTACTGCCTCGAAAATAAAGAATTTATCAACCTAAAGCCACTGACTTCCTTCGTCTCACTTGGCGGCAATATAGAGTCTATCATTGCCTTTAGTTTTGATGAAAACCTGATCGCTCATCTCACAAAAATGTTTACGGCCGATATTGATATTGAAGATGAAGAGTTTGAGTTGTATATACGTGAGACTGCTGGTGAAGCAGTGAACACGATTGTCGGACATAGTACAGCCGAACTTGCCCCACCAAGACATGTTATTTCCCTAACACCACCGGAAACAATTTATGGCAAGAAGAAAGTACTGGGCGGCGAGTTCTCAAAGTTCTTCAGTGTAACTCTAACGACAGAATTTGGAATCATGGATATCGACTTCATTCTCCCAAAAGAATCCTTTGATAATAAGCTCAATTTCATTGGTCAGGGAGGGACATCATAA